Below is a window of Leishmania infantum JPCM5 genome chromosome 2 DNA.
CATGCCTGTGCGCTTGGCGCGCTTGCCTGGCGTATGGTTTAGAGCGCTGGTAGGCTGAAGAACGGGTCGCAGCAAAtgcgaagaagaagagatgTGCAGCGAgtccacacgcgcgcgccgtgcgAGGCGGATGGGCGAGCGGCGCATGGCGACtatccccctcccttctgtTTAAGTGAATGCGGTTGCATCGACGGGTTTGCCTTCCcttcctgccgccgcgccgcttccgTCTGCTCGCTCCACCGCGAATAAGTTGAAGACCGCAGCGCAGGAACTTAACCGGAAGcacaagagggagggaggggaccTGCTGAGGCACGCCTGTACGCGTGCGTTTGTACAAGAGCGAAGgaagcagcacacgcacatctggcgcgcgcgcaggtgaACGGACGACGCGACACGACGACTCGAACACGCGATCCCTCACGCCCGTCCTTCCCTCACGCCAACGCCGATAATACgcgcacatgtgtgtgcCGTGGGCAGGGGTGCGAGAGCATCAGAGACGGATGGAGCGCGTCTTCGAAACGGCATCGTGGGCGAGTCGAGCTATGACATCAAGcaaacgcgcacacatgcatggcCATCATCAACGCCGCCCCTATCCAACTCACTCCCTatatatgcacacacacacacacacgcacacacgcatctatagagagcgagcgagtgaGAGTGATGCACAGATAGATAGATGTTCCTATGCGCTTAAGAAGACGCagtgcgcacgtgcagccGTCCATCGCGCGCGCAGAGGTTGACTGTACCACCCTCTTCGGGCCCGATGGGCAGATGACGTGAAAGCATATACAGATAGATGTATGTATCAACGCAGGACGACAGAGGTAAgcatccacacgcacacacacacgcacacgcacctccaGAGACGCGCAATACCGAAGATGCGGTGAGGCTGCGCCACACCGCATGCGCACAATCGGAGGAGAGCACGCGTCGGCAAGAGCAAGACGCCAGCAAGCGAGGCAGATCCACACAaaaacgcgcacacatcaGCGGTATCagggaaaagggaaaaggcaATAAAACGAAGACGCCTTCCGAAGAAGGTCGAGTGGGCGGAAAGACGTGTGACGAGTAACCGATGTGGCGGGGCTAGAGCCGCAATAAAACCGTGAGCACCCTCGAGGCCGATGCGCACGACGGCGCAAGACGGGCACAGACACATCTGCGTGCGCCGCAACCCTTGATGCCGCGTGCGTAGTGGACTCCACACGCTCACGCGCTGATCAGTTGCGAGTGAGCGTCAGACCCGCCTTCATGGTCTTGTCTATTGACAGTACCAACGTCCAGCCGCCACGCAGGTTGGCGATGTACGAGGCGATCCAGTCGAGGTTCTTGTTGACGCGGACCTTGGCCGTGTTGCCGAGAATAACCTGGCAACCCCACTCCACTGCCATGGAGCCGTCCCATGTCATCGATTGCGGGTTCGTCGTCATGGTGGCTGCCACGCACGGCTGGAACTTGGGGTGCAGCGGGGCCTTGGAAACCATGCTCGCCGTGAGGTCGAGCAACCGgttcgtctgcgccgtcagCACAAGACCGTTCTTGGCCTCCAGgcggcacgccgccgtccagTCGATTGTCTGCGACTTGAGGTCATACTTGGTGCCGCAGCCGACCTGAACACCGTCAACGGTGGCCATGCTGAGCGCCAACTCCACGGCCTTCTGCGTGAACTTGTCGTTGATGCTCAGGCGGCCACCCGCTATCGGCCTCATCGTCTGGTGGTTGACTTCCACCGATATATCGCACAGAGCCGGGCCCTTGTGGCCAATGATGGCCTCCACGCGGTGGTTATCGAAGTCCTCGGCGCGGACGGTGACCTTGACGTCGGTAAGGTCCCTCGACGCGAAGGTGAGCTTGCCATAATAGGCACCGCTGTCCGTCAACCCCTCAATATCCACGTTCACGCTGCCGTGGGTGTTGGAGGTGGTCGTGAGGGCGTACGCACCTCTGGGGGCCTTGCCCTTGCTCTCGACCTTCCACTCGCCGCAGCTGGAAAAGTTCTTCGTCAGCAGGTCGGTGGTGCCCTTGTTGTAATCCTTGAAGAGGGTTGTCATGGTGTGGGGTGTGCCAATCAACAGAGgaaagacagagacagagacacgtTCCTAgacgtggcggtgatggtgatggcgATGGTGGTCGTTCGTGCGCTCCTTGATATACGTTGTTGCCCCATCGCGTATACAGCAAAGGTTGGAGAGTTTGTTCGAGCCGACAtttgtgtgggtgggtgtgttgGAGCGGGATGCGGGTGTTGTGCGCAGAGTCAGAGAGAGATTCAGGAATCAGAGGTGAGGTGCACAGTAAGTCGCGGGGcattctctctttttttgtgtgtgttttcaACGTGTCTGTTTCTCTGCCACGGAACATGGAGCTTCACCTCCACTCGAGTActctccaccccccccacacacacacgcacatcggACCTGCCATGGGGCCCCCACttgcgtggtgcgaagcatgCCGtaggcacacacgcgttaCAGCCcatgcgccgacccagttGTCTGAAAGCACAGTCTCTGCATCGAGCCCGACCGATCCACACGCGCCGCAGGTCGGCTCACAGCCTTTCCCCCAccatgccggtcgccacgtggtgcatctcctctccctctctcgggGTTACAGGCAGGCTCCCCGCGTCAGCAGGCAGTATGAGAGCCGGcggtgggatacgctcgagtcacgccgaGACTGCACCCATCATATGGATTAGCGCAAGCCTGTGCACTGTCGCCGGTCGCTTCGATGaaacgccatccaggaccgcaacgccgacatcagcagcgatacatcgctctgacctccccgCATCGTCAGTACTGGGCCCTGTTGATACCACGCACCAGCAGTGGCTAAGTATTTTGGCAGTgaatgggggaggggggagtgaAGGAGTGGAGGATCAGCTCTTGTAATGGTGGATGTAGGTAAAAAAACGCGAGCACGCGTtcgcacacgcaaacaccTCTGAACAGCATGCGCTCCCCGTTGCCCTACCTTGGAGCATGTGCTGATCGAGAGCAGTGCGCGTTGAGCCTCAGAGAGGCGCGCCCGCACGCAAAAcagcgggaggggggtgcGAGAAGCGAAATACAGAGAGATGAATCCGCGCTGCCACGTCAGCGGCGTGCTCGGGGCcaaccaccgccgctgcaagCGCAGTAGTCCGTCCTACGTTGCTTCACCCTTTATTTTTTTCATAtacttttttctttcgtccTTCTTCGAGTGCTGTGTTTCGTGTTCGCTTACTCTAACGCCATCCCGCCACTGAAGTTCGATGCGCGAGGAGACTGCCTGTTTTTGCATCACCCTGGGGGGAGAaccggagagggaggggggcggggtgtgtgcgcgtgcacgcgtgtgtgcccatGTCTGCTCTCTTTGACTCTACGCAGGTGCCCTCCTGTGAGAGCGGGCGTGCCCCACTAATCACtgtccctcctccccacccacccccgcccccactcCAGCCCCTGAGTTCCAAAAGAAGTCGTCGACACAGGCCTCTTTATACATgcagacacatacacgcacgtgcatgtgtgtccCATGTCGACTGGTCGGTAatgatttttttttggtttttcatgatgacggaggaggggagggcggaggaggagaggaggagggtagggctgtgtgtgtgtgtgtgtgtgtgtgtgtgcgtgtgatataccgttttttttttgtttgttttttctctccttttcacttttttctttgtctgACTCGTTTCTTATTTATTTTTTGTaccgcccccgcccctctctgACTGCCTGTCTCGTGCTGCCCCGCCTGTTCGCTCGCTCATTGTCCCCGACAGGGAAGAGGCGGTTGCGGTGCGGTGGAAGGACAGCCGCAGTTGCACCCACtccaccccacacacacacaccaccaccaccaccaccacctgctctcttctccttttcgaATGCTCGTTGTTGCGGTCTCCGCATGCTTcctttatatatatatatatatacgtgtgtgtgtgtgggagtgGCTCTTGTTGTACACGCGGTGATGCTGACCGTTCCCGTCGCGTCGCTGTTGCGCGCGTGGCCACTCTCATGGTCCGtctccacacacgcacatatatatatatacactCCCTGCCcccgatgctgctgctgctgctcttcataCACCGGCTCACGACTTGCCTCGGCGTGAGTCTGTCTGCGTGAGCAAGGCGGGCAGGGTGAGAGACAGAGGCTTCGACAGACGACACAGGTAGAGGAAGGAGACgtgcaacaacaacaacgagaagaggaagaggtgcaTGTAGCTGTTtggggtggagagagagagagtagcaagtcggcacacacacacacataacaGAAACAGACGGGGACGCCAGAGAAGAGAGACTACGAAAGGGTGGGAAAGAGCTCGCTAGCGTGTGCatgccacccctccctcagcAGCCATAGCGAGACTAGAAAAGAAGCGAAGTCCACTAATGTTCGTAATACCTGACCGAgcgagcgcgcacgcacgcacgtcagAGGATTCatgaaaggaaaaaaagaggagcgAAACGCGCATGGGAAAGATGGTGAGgtgagcacacacgcacgcacgcacagacacagagagaggaggggatgcGTTTACTTGCGCGGACACGTACATACCGGCACGCCGACACCCACGCAGACCGATATGCGGACTcgtgtgcaggtgtgtcATGGGTGTTTGTTGTACGGGGTGCAGCTGAGTCGACCAGCATCGCGTCTTCGTGTGCGAACGAGGGCGGTGGCACGCCATAcatccaaaaaaaaaaaagagaagcgagTCAACGGAAAACGAAGAGGccgaaggagggagggagggagggagggagggaggaggccgaTGATGATGAAAGAAGTGGGCGCGAGCACACGTACGCTATAAGGGTGTAAGTCCAAACagaaagcaaagaaaaacaagaggAAACAAGGAACACAGCTGCGCAAGGACACTGATGggagggtgggagaggggagaggggtgggatGGGGTTCTGTTTTCAGTTCCGTTCTAACTCTTCGCTTCGCGCCACTTCAGGACGTTTTCTCTCCGACCCCACCGGATGgaagtggggaggggggggcagaagaggaggtggtgatggcggtggtCTTACAGCAGGGGGTGTTGGGATGAAGGATGAGAGATAAGGGTCCGTCTGTCCCACCGGTCGGTCGGTCTCTGCCTCGCCGTGGGCGTGGCAAGGACAACTTGGCGGGTGGGGTATATGAGGGGAGAGCTGAAGCACCGGGACGCACACTGAGGGGATAAAGTAACGAAGGCAAGGCGCTTGTGTgttgcctcctcctccgctgccgtgcctTCGGACCTTCACAGTCacaccgcgctgctgcacgtgtgtgcgcgcgccatGATCGCCCCCGCGACCTTCCTGCGTAAAATCTTCGCCCCCTACCGCGCGCTCTCGCCGGACCCGGTCCACGATCCGTCACccccgcgcctgcgcgtcaGCCACTGCGTGGATACGCCTGTGGTGTGGGCTAgcaacacacgcgcacaaaaaCCTGAAGCTGTGGCGGCAAAAAGTCGCGCGATGAAGTGAGAGTGCGCGGTGAAAGATTCGGGCTCTCTTCATCGCTTACCTTTTACGGCATGCGGCCCTACGGCCGGACTGTTTTCGGCGTTCTGTGGCGAtgcgcgcagacggcgagAGGGCGCGAGATGTGTACAAGCCACGTGTACGCGCACGGCCTACCAAGCACAACGTGCGCATCACACGGGGGAAGGAGAGCCACACAGGGCCCCagcacagctgcgccactGCCGACATCCTCCAGAAACGGTAGAGGCAAAGGAAAAAGCCGACcggcagcgtgcgcgcgcgaggcggagaCAGAGGGCGCCAGAGTCACGGCGAGCACCTTCACATGCCGCCCCGTTGCTCGGCCACTCTGCTTTGCTTGTCGATTTTTTTCTTTATTCCTCCTCGACTCCCGGTACTGCGTCTCTCGCTCAGCCCAGTTCTCCTTGTCGCCCACAACCGCATCACCGCCATTCACCATTCGAGTCTTCTCGGACCGTCCACCTCCATCTTTCCATCTCCTTGTGCCACTCATCATCCTgtctcttcccctcccttccttgTGCGTAGATATTGCCCACTTTCTTTAATGCCATGCGTGCATGCCCTTTAGCGCCTAAGAGTGCGTCATCTGCACGCCAACCCTCATATTCTCGTCCAACGACAGGCATGCAGTCCAGTTGTCCGCCATCTTCGCGATGTAGGCGACCACCCACTTCATGTCCCGGTCCACGCGAGCTTTTATTGTGTTGGCCGGGTGCACCGGACATGTGGCCTCCATCCCCGCGGTGACCGCGACACCCTTGTCGCCACGACCGCGCCCGCACACcacctcgacggcggcgcgcaccgTGCACCTGTTGCCGTTAAACATGAAGGAGCACGGAGCGCTGGCGCTTGTATGGTAAGTTTGCAGGCGGTTCGTGCGAATCGCCATCTCGCAGCCCCTCCCCGCATAACGGCAGCCGATGTTCCAGTTGCAGTCGTTGGCACCAATGTCGTAtgtggcgccgcagccgacCTGGCAGTTTGGTGCCACGTCGATGCCCATACCCAGCTCCACGTGAGTCGGCGTAAGCTTCTCGTTGATGCTCGCGCGCTTCGAGAGAGCCACGCACGTCTCGTGACTGATCTCGTAGTGGTACTTGTcctggaggcgctgaagaGCCACCTCCATCTTGTGACCCTGGATCGTGTAGTGGGCCGTGGCCTTGATCTCACGCATGATTTCAGGGGTCACGGTGACCTTAAGGCCGCCGTTACACGCCGCGACGTACTCGATTTCAGCCGAAATTTTGCCATCGGAGCTAGCCTTGGGGTTGATGAAGAAGGTGTCCTTGGGGCCCTTGTACTTGCACTCCAGGACCCACTTATTCGCAGTGGGGAAGTCCTTCGCGAGCAAGTCCTTCGTGAGCTTGTTGTAGTCCttgaagagggaaggggtggaGTAGACCTTCGCGGCCGACCCCTTGGCGGATTGCAAATGCGGCATGAGATGCGCTGAAaagggtggaggaggtggggggcAAGCAAGAAAAAACAACCGAGGTCGAAATCGATCAGAAAGCAAGTGGAGCGAAAGAAGGGCGTGGGCGTGGGAGGTTTGATGAAGCACGTGGAACAGCGACAGCAAATGATTCTGTCGCCGGCCGCCATCACATGCATgaatatatatgtatatatgtgtatagcacacacgtgtgtgtgtgtgtgtgtgtgtgtgtgcgtgagggagaGTGGCGGATCAGTCATCCAGCGCACagaagaaagaagaggggcgggggcgcaCGAGCAGTGGAGACGACGAGCCATAAGAACCGCTGTGTGTGGAGGGCATTTCACACATGCGTACGCAGCACAGAGACGCTCGCACTCGCGCATCAGAACGGCAGGCCACGCAACCATTCACGTTTATGTTTCGAAAGAGTGCAGAAataggggaggggtggcgcaTCGCACAGGTTCCCTGTGATGGGAGAGGGGACAAGAGAGACGGccgtgcgcgtcggcgacgcaCGCGCCCGTAGTGCGGGGTTCTCCATCGTGCGCTTCACATGAGGGTGTGCCTGTGAGTGTGCATACGCATGTGAAGAGGGGGAcaaaaagaggaaaggggTTTCTCGCCAGCAAGGCGTGCATGCGCcacgctctctccctcgaaCACTTAGAATGGAAGACGAGCCCGTAGAGGGCACTGGAAAGATCGCGTGCTCCACAGAAGTATAAGAGCACATACATGGATACACGCATATACATATGTGTACGTCTTGATGTATGTCAGCACTCCTGTTCCTTCGCCAGCTTCAGGGAAGGAGCAGGAATTACGCCGAGGCCATCAAGAGCGTCGGTGCATGCATCTCCGCCCGACACCACCTCtggagggtggagggagggtgcGAGACCGGGCCGCTCGCACACCGAGGGCCACGCCGGCAAGAGTAGAGCGGGTCTTCTTCGGTGTGTCCAAGAGCAtcggcacgcgcatgcgcctgtGCTTGGGTGCACGGACGAGtgagtgtatgtgtgtgtgtgtgtgtgtgtgtgtgccactTCGTCCCCCCAACCGCCCATCTCATCATGTGGAACCAtaaaaaagaggaagggtGGGCGGGGCGCTTACTCTGGAGGCACGGCCAGTGGAAGCAgcgggagagaaggggggggggggggcgaaaaTGTCACtgccccccctctctgccccGCCCGCCCTTCCCCTCAGCAAGCGCCGCTTTCGCCGTCGGTGAGCCGCAAAGCAGCCCTCATCAATGCCACGAGGCGGTCGTTGTGCGTGgcgccggccgccgcgctgggCGAAGTCGGAGGCGTCGCTGCGTTCTCGGAATGATCAGCGGTCGCGCCAAGGCGTGGCGACAGCCCCGGCATCGCTGACGCTGGCAATGGCGTGTCCGCAGTCGTGGCCATCGTgtgcgacggtgcggcggtgTCACTCAGCCCTGCGTCGTTGTAGAATGCGCGCTGTTgtgcgcggcgacgcgcgagCGCGGACACGGAGATGTACAGATCGGAGGACCGACTCGAAGGGCTGCTCGACCTGCCGCGCGTCTGGccgggcgcggcggcggtgtctgcACCTGAAAAGAAAGCCGACGTCGTTGCATGCCAGCCGTGGAGACTGCCGGCCACGTCCGCAAGGCCGTCTTCGCACTGGGCGAGGTAGTAGGACGGGATAGAGAACTgcgttggcggcagcggcggcggtggtggtggtggcggcccaCGCGACTCTGATTGTGTTTCGGAAGGCGTCCGCTCCCGCActgtgctgcgcgccgcatcccgcagaaggcgaaggacagcaccgtcgctgccCAAAATGCCTGCCGCCCGAAGCGCCGGCGTCATCGCAAGCGGTGTAGATGTGATCCGAGACGCATGGCCAGCGTCGGGTGCAGCGCCACTGAGCACGGCGTTCGTATCGACTGCACGTCTGTCGTCGTGCCTCCTCTTCGGTTCTGCTGTCTCCGCTGAATGCGacaaggcagcggcgtcgccctcGATGCTGATACTCCTATCCGCTCCCGGGCGGTCACTGCGGCCTTCCACAGCGGTACTTGCTCCACCCTCGCCTACCAACATGTTTTCTCTGTGGCCGACGTACTTGCGGTTGGGTTGTTCGATGCCACCGTCGTCGAAGAGGAATGCCGTCGGTTCGGCTCGCACTGCTTTGGTAACTGCGGGGCCGGCATCTaggtcgccgccgtctcgtAGCGTCGCGAATCCTTCGCTATCTCCTACTGCCATGGACGTCACCGAGCTCACCATCGGAGCACACGAGGAggtctgccgctgcgaagAGTGCTGCATCGCCGGCAGGCCTGGAGTCACGAGCGCATTCGCGGTGTCCTCAGAGACGGttgtcgccgccacctctgcccaactgcccccctcctcgagcgccgcctccggcggGTTGGGCTTTTGCGAAAAGAGGCgaccacacacaccgccgtagttgccgctgttgctgttgcttgCAGGCATGCCGTCTTGAATGAGAGCACTGCCGCCCCCAGAGAGATGGTGTGGCCTGCTCGCACTGCGGTTGGTCTGCGCGCCCGCacgctccctctctgctgccgccatcgccgttgtcgccgtcgAGACCACGAGTGCATCACCGCCAGCGGTGATGGTaacggcgctgcgcagccgaaGCGGGGAGTTGCTCACTATGCGCGGAGAGcgcggagcagcagaagcggtgTTGGTGCACAGAAGCGGCCATGACGGCGCGATCGGCACATCTTCACCACTGCGAGGGAGACTGACGACGCGCATGTCCTCGTTGCCCTCGATGATGGAGGCCGCCGCACTTGATGtcccggcggcggctgttGTTGCTGGGCCCGCGCCGGCAGGGGCTGAAAGGCGAGCAGTCGAAATGCCGAGAGAGCGCGCCGAGAGGTGGACTGAGGAAGTGCGGCCTTCGGTAGTGCTGTCGTCCTCCGCACGGCCGACTTCGCCCATCCTCGATGCGTGCGCCACCACTGTCCTCGACACCACAGCGGCGTAGAGGcttgcgccgcctgcgccgccatcatcaGTGGTGGCCGTGCGCATGGAGGCGGCAACGGTGGTCAGCGTCGGCCCCTCGTTCGAGCAACTATCCGGAGGCGGTTGGGTCGGCAACGCCCCCACGTCAACCTTGCCGTTGCCGTGATGCTGTGAAGACGAGGCTGCCCACTTGACGACCGCACCATGATCCTCTGCGTTGCTGTCGTCATATGCagggccggcgccgccggccccATCACAGCAAGGCGTTTCGACGCGCGAAGAGTGGTCGCTTCCTCCACGGACAGGCGCagtggcgcggtggcgctcctCAGGCTCAAAGTCCGAGTCTGCACCCAGCAGGACAGCGACATCTACGTCTTGCGTGTAGTCGcacgcgtcggcgtcgtcgtcgtcttccccGAAGCCATCGTCATCGCGCAGGCACGGCGAGGTCACCTCCGGTAGCAGGAAGGGGTAGttgtgcggcggcgggagaTGCGGCAACGGCTTCAGTCGACTCAGCACGTACTGCGTGCTCTCCGCAGAGGCCGACGCCGAGTTGAACGCTGCATCCAAGCGAAGCGCATCGAAATCTGCGTCGCatgcagcgccaccgccaccgccaccaccggcagcagcagcatcagcaccaGTGGCTCTCACGGCTACTGGGAAGACGCAGTCTGTTTGTGCCGGCGCGCTTGCACTGCACCACGGCAAGAACAccgcgccctctcccccacctgTTGGCGACACGGAGTGCACCTCCGCCGTCAcccctccgccagcgccaccgctcaCTATGATGCCGCATCGCTCAGGGCTCAGCGAGTAGGACGCAGAGCTGGACACGGTGGTGCCAAAGAGCGTCGATGGCGATGTGAATCccgccgcagacgccgagTCGCTACTGAGAGTGACGGTGCTGTTCGGCGTCCAGG
It encodes the following:
- a CDS encoding putative voltage-dependent anion-selective channel, translating into MTTLFKDYNKGTTDLLTKNFSSCGEWKVESKGKAPRGAYALTTTSNTHGSVNVDIEGLTDSGAYYGKLTFASRDLTDVKVTVRAEDFDNHRVEAIIGHKGPALCDISVEVNHQTMRPIAGGRLSINDKFTQKAVELALSMATVDGVQVGCGTKYDLKSQTIDWTAACRLEAKNGLVLTAQTNRLLDLTASMVSKAPLHPKFQPCVAATMTTNPQSMTWDGSMAVEWGCQVILGNTAKVRVNKNLDWIASYIANLRGGWTLVLSIDKTMKAGLTLTRN